The window ACTTGCTGACATTGCAGAAAGTACGCAATCCTTACTTCTTTTCTTAGCGACAGAGTTCCGGCTATCGCAATCATTCCCGCAATTGTATTCCTTTCTTTTATGAAGGTTAGTATTTTTACTGACTCCGTACAAATCCGTTCTTAGTTTTTGCCATTCATCTTCCTATTTAGAACTCTGCCGAATACACGGGAGCCAATAGTAAATAGAAAAACCATAATAATTAACACAGCTGAAGAAAAATTCGCTATTTGCGTCGCGTTGGGGGCCACTGCTTCTGTTCTGGATGCCCAAATATGCAACGCCAGTGTTTCGCCCGGCCGAAACGGATTCAGCGGACACAGCGGAGAACTCAAATTCCAGTTAGACCAGTTGATATCTGTACTCATCCCGGCAGTATAAAGCAGCGCAGCTGCTTCTCCAAAGCCGCGTCCCGCAGCCAGAATAATTCCTGTTAGGATGCGTGGAAAACATGCAGGAATTAATACTTTGATAATTGTCTGCGCATGGGTCGCCCCCAGTGCGTAACTTCCTTCCTTATAGCTGACCGGAACAGCCCGCATCGCATCTTCTGTTACCGTTGTGATGAGCGGAAGGCACAAAACAGAAACAGACATTGCACCGGCCATCAGATTCCATCTTGAATGTGTCATCACCACAAACACGAGATATCCAAAAAGGCCCACCACAATAGACGGAAGTGACGAAAGCGTTTCAACACAAGTTCTTATAAAATTTAACAACCATCCCGTTTTGGCATATTCA of the uncultured Caproiciproducens sp. genome contains:
- the pstA gene encoding phosphate ABC transporter permease PstA, whose protein sequence is MNSRLHSLAKRTDKVMTAVLYCVAGFFLLLLATFTIYILVKGFADFNISLLNFDENGIGNQFFNTVYLVVLSLLISVPIGIMSGVYMAEYAKTGWLLNFIRTCVETLSSLPSIVVGLFGYLVFVVMTHSRWNLMAGAMSVSVLCLPLITTVTEDAMRAVPVSYKEGSYALGATHAQTIIKVLIPACFPRILTGIILAAGRGFGEAAALLYTAGMSTDINWSNWNLSSPLCPLNPFRPGETLALHIWASRTEAVAPNATQIANFSSAVLIIMVFLFTIGSRVFGRVLNRKMNGKN